In Daucus carota subsp. sativus chromosome 4, DH1 v3.0, whole genome shotgun sequence, one DNA window encodes the following:
- the LOC108216135 gene encoding protein ABA AND ROS SENSITIVE 1 — MDANKKAYRDRLKARKPEKRINSPLVRYDDNDQPVCRVCNVVLRSESAWQAHEVTRKHHEAVNNLKAKAAAVPQANNVKLKSSEELAKLKDKSEESSAAHDVKHEPSTVLQKTRQGSQLPSDFFDNHDLKRQKEGTAVVKSVNHESHREAIGPSQTQQMGSTETRSNHMQPPRENKSTKISATDNQQVKGALPEGFFDNKDADLRARGITPVKLDIKDEYKEFEKLIQEDLQQVDNRLEEEEYDAADTIEVAESVEQRVYRERVEILKRKKMELKAAKSNMQRRSSDLDGNDSSDQDSSSDDDSDDAVDWRAKHL; from the exons ATGGATGCGAACAAGAAGGCTTATCGTGATAGATTGAAGGCCAGGAAGCCGGAGAAGCGGATTAATTCGCCTCTCGTaag GTATGACGATAATGATCAGCCTGTTTGTAGGGTTTGTAATGTTGTGTTGAGATCTGAGTCTGCTTGGCAAGCACACGAGGTTACTCGTAAACATCACGAG GCAGTCAACAATTTGAAGGCTAAAGCTGCTGCAGTTCCTCAGGCTAACAATGTAAAGCTAAAGTCATCTGAAGAGTTGGCAAAGCTAAAGGATAAATCTGAAGAATCATCAGCCGCACATGATGTTAAACATGAACCCTCCACGGTATTGCAAAAAACTCGTCAAGGATCTCAACTTCCTTCTGATTTTTTCGATAATCATGATTTAAAGAGGCAAAAAGAAG GAACTGCAGTTGTCAAGTCAGTGAATCACGAGTCTCACAGAGAGGCAATTGGTCCTTCTCAGACTCAACAGATGGGATCTACAGAGACAAGAAGTAATCATATGCAGCCCCCTAGGGAGAATAAAAGTACAAAAATCAGCGCAACAGATAATCAGCAAGTAAAAGGAGCTCTTCCTGAAGGTTTCTTTGACAACAAAGATGCTGATCTACGTGCACGTGGTATTACGCCTGTAAAGCTAGATATTAA GGATGAGTACAAGGAATTTGAGAAGTTGATTCAAGAAGACTTGCAGCAGGTTGACAACCGTTTGGAAGAAGAGGAG TATGATGCAGCTGACACGATAGAAGTGGCCGAGTCTGTTGAACAACG GGTTTATAGGGAGAGGGTAGAGATTTTAAAGAGGAAGAAAATGGAGCTCAAAGCTGCCAAGTCGAACATGCAAAGGAGAAGTTCCGATCTTGATGGCAACGATTCTAGTGACCAAGATTCATCCAGTgatgatgacagtgatgatgccGTTGATTGGAGAGCTAAGCACCTGTGA